A genomic region of Marinobacter sp. NP-4(2019) contains the following coding sequences:
- the lamB gene encoding maltoporin LamB: MQNKKRFLANKLPLTAAITAAVMATPALAIDFHGYARAGVSTTSDGGEQLCYGSGANAHTVGRLGDECDTYGELSLGDELFNQDGRVFRFDTMLAYQATNQGNDYQSLSGPNEVIGVDFENEQTTLASSEPWAGGDIALRQAYGSAKGVIGWAPEATLWAGKRFYQRKDVHILDLYYVNNSGYGAGLEGIDIGAGKASVAFTNFDTPSRHSGGSDDGLYVQNNKLDLRYAFPVGPGNLELIGIYGYADLTDAQDEAQENLAKEIDRDGYFLTAEYSQGMMGGFNKFVVQYAEGSMGHQAYVAHGGGESLNSTWWDGTIEESWRVLDWGVIKLSDKIELGYSAIYQQGKTAGNTAEDSPHLMSVVLRPQYNWTNFMKTTLEVGYDSGFYDGSVWSEDNDKDLQKVIVAQEWSAGPSFWARPTIRVYAGSFFGDRAEDIDDDGNIRVGAQVEAWW; this comes from the coding sequence ATGCAGAACAAAAAGCGCTTCCTTGCAAACAAGCTTCCTCTTACCGCAGCGATCACCGCTGCCGTAATGGCCACTCCGGCTTTAGCAATAGATTTCCACGGCTATGCCCGTGCTGGCGTCAGCACCACTTCCGACGGCGGTGAACAGCTCTGCTACGGAAGCGGTGCTAATGCTCACACCGTCGGTCGCCTGGGAGACGAGTGCGACACCTACGGTGAACTCAGCCTCGGCGACGAGCTGTTCAATCAGGACGGCCGGGTTTTCCGGTTTGACACAATGCTGGCCTATCAGGCAACCAATCAGGGCAACGACTACCAGTCACTGAGCGGTCCCAATGAAGTCATCGGCGTTGATTTTGAAAATGAGCAAACCACCCTTGCGTCCAGTGAACCCTGGGCGGGCGGAGACATTGCCCTACGTCAGGCTTACGGCTCCGCCAAAGGCGTTATCGGCTGGGCCCCTGAAGCCACACTCTGGGCCGGCAAACGCTTTTATCAACGCAAAGATGTCCACATTCTGGACCTGTATTATGTCAACAACTCCGGCTATGGCGCCGGCCTGGAAGGAATCGATATTGGTGCGGGCAAGGCATCCGTCGCCTTTACGAATTTCGATACACCGTCTCGCCATAGTGGCGGCAGCGACGACGGCCTCTATGTCCAGAACAACAAGCTCGATCTGCGCTATGCCTTTCCGGTCGGGCCCGGCAACCTGGAGCTGATTGGCATCTACGGTTACGCCGACCTCACCGACGCACAGGACGAGGCCCAGGAGAACCTGGCCAAGGAAATCGATCGGGATGGCTATTTCCTTACCGCCGAATACTCACAGGGCATGATGGGCGGCTTCAACAAGTTCGTCGTGCAGTACGCCGAAGGCTCCATGGGGCATCAGGCCTATGTTGCCCACGGTGGCGGCGAATCCCTGAACAGCACCTGGTGGGATGGTACGATCGAAGAAAGCTGGCGAGTCCTTGACTGGGGCGTCATCAAGCTTTCCGACAAGATTGAGCTGGGCTACTCCGCCATTTATCAACAGGGCAAAACCGCAGGCAACACTGCCGAGGATAGCCCACACCTGATGAGCGTTGTTCTCCGCCCCCAGTACAACTGGACCAATTTCATGAAGACAACGCTTGAGGTGGGGTACGACTCCGGCTTCTACGACGGTTCTGTCTGGTCCGAAGATAACGACAAGGACCTTCAAAAAGTCATTGTCGCTCAGGAATGGTCTGCCGGCCCCAGCTTCTGGGCACGCCCGACCATTCGGGTTTACGCCGGCTCGTTCTTCGGTGACCGTGCCGAGGACATTGACGACGACGGCAATATCCGTGTCGGCGCCCAGGTTGAAGCCTGGTGGTAA
- the pulA gene encoding pullulanase-type alpha-1,6-glucosidase yields the protein MPEQTLVAGCWVLALSLILTGCNGSDSPSSGNNNGGQQADTLLEPGENEALLYYKRTDENYSGWGLHLWNDAAAGCDGLAEGVATEWSSPRLPDGISDTYGAYYFIPMRKAGNCLNFIMHNGDEKDIGGLDHRWHFDELGNRIFTLSGSSELSTAPIEAAAIAINGAQAHWLDETTLVFRDAAAFNRVELRYDGRAAININPNTESLIGGKVVSLSATTLSERLKDQFPHLKDWPAYEVNADTATIKQALKGQLVAAAYDSNDELRLATQVQIPGVLDDLYAYDGVLGATVNGDNVDFAVWAPTAHRVRLHAFDASGEALSGYPAIMTNTDGVWRHSGNTALLDRQYYQYEVTVYHPRTEAIENTLVSDPYALSLSTNGQYAQVVDLDDASLQPPGWDTLTPPPMAAPEDVVVYEAHVRDFSATDETVSPELRGKYKAFTLPSDGSVHSVAHLKAMADSGVTHLHLLPAFDIATVDEDTSGIVNIDDHFSQLCDLSAQAASEYASHCESGETVRSVLASFDPMSGDAQALYNTFRDLDSFNWGYDPVHYTVPEGSYATDPAGAQRVLEFREMVKAATDLGLNVVMDVVYNHTNASGLANKSVLDKLVPGYYHRQNPETGAVENSTCCENTASEHRMMEKLMVDSLVTWAEHYKISGFRFDLMGHHMLSNMENALQAVRAVDPDTYFYGEAWNFGEVANNARGVNAIQSNMAGTGIGSFNDRLRDAVRGGGPFDSEQAIRANQGFGNGLYTYPNDMNSGATSEKNRLLETTDWIRAGIAGSLQGYSFETADGTLKTAAEIDYNGQNAGYTDDPQEIVNYVSKHDNQTLWDNNQYKTAYDATVNQRAQMQVVGLSIPILSQGIPFLHMGSELLRSKSMERDSYDSGDWFNEVDFSYQSSAWNRGLPRQDKDGANWPLIQDVILGAGANANPTPEAIQYTNTQVRKLLTIRKNSPLFRLQTATDIQERLRFLNTGPSQIPGLVAFSLLDDGSKGLTDLDGANEELVVLINGNAQAQTIKTGLSGTFSVLAETSPTPGASTSGGEFTVPALSVAIYAR from the coding sequence ATGCCTGAGCAAACACTGGTTGCAGGCTGCTGGGTATTGGCCTTGTCGCTAATACTGACCGGCTGCAATGGAAGTGACTCACCCTCATCCGGCAATAACAACGGCGGCCAGCAGGCTGATACCTTGCTGGAACCGGGTGAGAACGAAGCACTGCTTTACTACAAACGCACAGACGAGAACTACTCCGGCTGGGGCCTGCATCTCTGGAATGATGCTGCTGCAGGCTGCGACGGTCTGGCCGAAGGTGTTGCCACCGAATGGTCGTCCCCGCGACTGCCAGACGGCATCAGCGATACCTACGGCGCCTACTACTTCATTCCGATGCGGAAAGCCGGCAATTGCCTGAACTTCATCATGCACAACGGTGATGAGAAGGATATTGGTGGCCTGGACCATCGTTGGCACTTTGATGAGCTGGGCAACCGCATCTTTACACTCAGCGGCAGCTCGGAACTTTCCACGGCCCCCATAGAAGCCGCAGCCATCGCCATCAACGGCGCCCAGGCCCACTGGCTGGACGAGACAACCCTTGTTTTCAGGGATGCCGCCGCCTTTAATCGGGTCGAGCTTCGCTACGATGGCCGTGCAGCCATCAACATTAATCCGAACACGGAATCACTGATCGGCGGAAAGGTTGTTTCCCTGAGCGCAACCACGCTGTCAGAGCGCCTGAAAGATCAGTTTCCTCACCTCAAAGACTGGCCCGCCTATGAGGTCAACGCCGATACCGCAACGATCAAGCAGGCACTGAAAGGCCAACTGGTTGCGGCTGCCTACGACAGCAATGATGAATTGCGGCTAGCCACGCAAGTTCAGATTCCCGGTGTACTGGATGATCTCTACGCCTACGACGGCGTGCTGGGTGCAACGGTAAACGGTGACAACGTCGATTTTGCCGTATGGGCGCCCACCGCACACAGAGTGCGCCTGCACGCCTTCGACGCCTCAGGCGAGGCACTGAGTGGATATCCGGCCATCATGACCAATACCGACGGCGTCTGGCGGCATAGCGGTAACACCGCCCTGTTGGACCGGCAATACTACCAGTACGAAGTCACGGTTTATCACCCACGTACCGAAGCCATTGAAAACACCCTGGTATCGGACCCTTACGCCCTGAGCCTGTCCACCAACGGTCAGTACGCTCAGGTGGTAGACCTTGACGACGCCTCACTTCAACCTCCGGGATGGGATACGCTCACGCCGCCACCAATGGCGGCGCCTGAAGACGTGGTGGTCTATGAAGCCCACGTAAGGGATTTCAGCGCCACGGATGAAACGGTCAGTCCTGAGCTGCGAGGCAAATATAAAGCATTCACGCTCCCCTCCGATGGCTCGGTGCATAGCGTTGCCCACCTGAAAGCCATGGCGGATTCCGGTGTCACCCATCTTCATCTGCTACCGGCATTCGACATCGCAACAGTAGATGAAGATACCTCCGGTATCGTCAATATTGACGATCACTTCTCGCAGCTGTGCGACCTGTCTGCCCAGGCCGCAAGCGAGTATGCGTCCCATTGCGAGAGCGGTGAGACGGTTCGCTCTGTCCTGGCTTCGTTCGACCCAATGAGTGGCGATGCGCAGGCGCTTTACAACACATTCAGGGACCTGGACAGCTTCAACTGGGGATACGATCCGGTGCATTACACCGTGCCTGAAGGCAGCTATGCCACCGATCCGGCAGGCGCCCAACGTGTGCTTGAATTCCGCGAGATGGTCAAGGCCGCCACCGACCTGGGCCTGAATGTGGTGATGGATGTGGTCTACAACCACACCAATGCTTCCGGACTGGCCAACAAGTCGGTGCTGGACAAGCTGGTGCCAGGCTATTACCACCGACAGAACCCGGAGACGGGGGCGGTTGAAAACTCCACCTGTTGTGAAAACACGGCATCCGAACACCGGATGATGGAAAAGCTGATGGTCGACTCGCTGGTTACCTGGGCCGAACACTACAAGATATCCGGCTTCCGCTTCGACCTGATGGGGCACCATATGCTGAGCAACATGGAGAACGCACTGCAAGCCGTCAGGGCGGTTGATCCGGACACCTACTTCTACGGCGAAGCGTGGAATTTCGGAGAAGTCGCCAACAATGCCCGGGGCGTCAACGCGATTCAGTCCAATATGGCTGGCACCGGTATCGGCTCATTCAATGACCGCCTCCGGGATGCTGTTCGCGGCGGTGGACCATTCGACAGTGAGCAGGCCATCCGCGCCAACCAGGGCTTCGGTAACGGTCTCTATACCTACCCCAATGACATGAACTCCGGCGCGACATCAGAGAAAAACCGTCTTCTGGAAACCACTGACTGGATTCGTGCCGGCATCGCCGGCAGCCTGCAAGGATATAGCTTTGAAACCGCCGACGGCACCCTGAAAACAGCCGCTGAAATAGATTATAACGGTCAGAACGCAGGCTACACGGACGACCCGCAGGAAATCGTCAACTACGTCTCCAAACACGATAACCAGACCCTGTGGGACAACAATCAGTACAAAACTGCATACGACGCCACCGTTAACCAACGCGCGCAGATGCAGGTTGTGGGGCTGTCCATCCCGATTCTGAGCCAGGGAATCCCGTTCCTGCATATGGGCTCGGAATTGCTGCGTTCCAAATCCATGGAACGGGACAGCTATGACTCCGGGGACTGGTTCAATGAAGTCGATTTCAGCTACCAGTCATCCGCCTGGAACCGGGGACTCCCCCGACAGGACAAAGATGGCGCCAACTGGCCGCTGATCCAGGATGTCATCCTGGGGGCCGGTGCTAACGCCAACCCGACTCCGGAGGCGATTCAGTACACCAACACCCAGGTGCGGAAGCTGCTCACCATTCGCAAGAACAGCCCACTGTTCCGCCTCCAGACAGCGACCGACATCCAGGAGCGCCTGCGATTCCTGAATACCGGCCCCTCCCAAATCCCGGGGCTGGTGGCGTTTAGCCTTCTCGACGATGGTAGTAAAGGGCTTACCGATCTGGACGGTGCCAACGAAGAGCTGGTTGTACTGATTAACGGTAACGCTCAGGCCCAGACCATTAAAACCGGTTTGTCCGGCACCTTCAGCGTACTCGCAGAAACCTCCCCCACCCCTGGTGCCAGCACCAGCGGGGGCGAGTTCACCGTACCCGCGCTGTCTGTAGCGATCTACGCCCGATAA
- a CDS encoding SurA N-terminal domain-containing protein, producing MLQDIRENAQGTIAKIIIGLLIVSLSIWGMDAIVGGFSGEPEVATVNGEDITEREFLRVVQMESQRRLSEMENPDPSLLNEDQIRQDVLESLIREQVLIQDANAQGLELSDADIDSLITQMPQFQVDGTFNRDRFVATVRNMGMGVGEFREAMRKQYVVNQIRAGIAQSGMVTDENVAQLLRIQNQTRDFRVLTLSADEVRADIEVSDAEIEGYYQENIEDYRLPERVDAEYIALSLETLAETVNVSDEELEAYYEERASELASEERRAAHILIEDSENASETLSTIQDRLASGEEFADLAEEFSADAMSAAEGGDLGFAGRGIYDEAFEETLFALEKGEVSEPVQTGFGVHLIKLLDVRKADVPPLEEMRDELRRELAQRQAQERFAEVRTQLADSAYAADDLQAPAEELGLEIRETEGVTRNGGDAPFDHPGLVRQLFSEDVLQDRFNTELIDVGDNVSVVARVKTFYEAEEQPLEAVREDIRTALLEQKTREALRERADSLIAELESGVAVEELSVGEWDVYTEQPRTVSGGLGQQQIAAAFSLERPQEGEVTYGKALSGNGLSIIALDQVNEGEITEGDGELSQLRQFLSSMEGQREYAAYQQYLRERAEVSRP from the coding sequence ATGCTTCAAGATATTCGGGAAAATGCCCAGGGCACCATTGCCAAAATCATCATCGGTCTATTGATCGTTTCACTCTCCATCTGGGGGATGGATGCAATCGTTGGTGGATTTTCCGGCGAGCCTGAAGTGGCTACCGTAAACGGAGAAGACATTACTGAGCGGGAGTTCCTGCGTGTGGTGCAGATGGAGAGCCAACGCCGGTTGTCTGAAATGGAAAACCCCGATCCCTCCCTGCTTAATGAGGACCAGATCCGCCAGGATGTACTCGAATCCCTGATCCGGGAGCAGGTACTGATCCAGGACGCCAACGCCCAGGGGCTGGAACTGTCAGACGCGGATATTGATTCGCTGATTACCCAGATGCCGCAGTTTCAGGTTGATGGCACCTTTAATCGTGACCGGTTTGTGGCCACGGTTCGCAATATGGGAATGGGCGTGGGTGAATTCCGTGAGGCGATGCGCAAACAGTACGTGGTGAACCAGATTCGTGCGGGCATTGCCCAGAGCGGTATGGTAACCGATGAAAACGTAGCCCAGTTGTTGCGCATCCAGAACCAGACCCGTGATTTCCGTGTGCTCACGCTGTCTGCCGATGAGGTGCGTGCAGACATTGAGGTGAGCGATGCCGAGATTGAAGGCTACTATCAGGAGAACATCGAGGATTACCGTCTTCCTGAGCGCGTAGACGCAGAGTACATCGCGCTCTCCCTGGAAACCCTGGCGGAAACCGTCAACGTCAGTGACGAGGAACTGGAGGCGTATTACGAGGAAAGGGCTTCAGAGCTTGCGAGCGAAGAGCGCCGCGCGGCCCATATCCTGATTGAGGATAGTGAGAACGCGTCAGAAACCCTATCCACCATTCAGGACAGGCTCGCCTCCGGTGAAGAGTTTGCGGATCTGGCTGAGGAGTTCTCTGCGGATGCCATGTCGGCGGCCGAAGGTGGAGATCTGGGTTTTGCCGGTCGCGGTATCTATGACGAGGCTTTTGAAGAGACCCTGTTTGCTCTTGAAAAGGGGGAGGTCTCAGAACCGGTGCAAACCGGCTTCGGTGTTCACCTGATTAAGCTTCTGGATGTACGCAAAGCCGATGTGCCGCCGCTTGAGGAGATGCGAGACGAGCTGCGCCGTGAATTGGCCCAGCGTCAGGCTCAGGAGCGTTTCGCGGAAGTGCGTACCCAATTGGCGGATTCCGCCTACGCGGCGGACGATCTCCAGGCGCCAGCGGAAGAGCTCGGGCTGGAAATCCGCGAAACCGAAGGCGTTACCCGGAATGGTGGGGATGCACCGTTTGACCACCCAGGCCTGGTTCGCCAGCTGTTCTCGGAGGATGTGCTGCAGGATCGCTTCAACACGGAGCTGATTGACGTCGGGGATAACGTATCCGTGGTTGCCCGTGTCAAGACGTTCTATGAAGCCGAGGAGCAGCCACTGGAGGCGGTGCGTGAGGATATCCGTACTGCGTTGCTGGAGCAGAAGACCCGGGAAGCCCTCAGAGAGCGGGCGGACTCGCTGATCGCCGAACTGGAATCCGGTGTAGCTGTCGAAGAACTGAGCGTTGGTGAATGGGACGTGTATACCGAGCAGCCTCGCACTGTATCTGGTGGCCTCGGCCAACAGCAGATTGCAGCCGCATTCTCTCTGGAACGTCCTCAGGAAGGCGAGGTGACCTACGGTAAGGCTCTTTCGGGTAACGGACTCTCAATTATCGCCCTGGATCAGGTCAACGAAGGTGAAATCACGGAAGGTGATGGTGAGCTGTCACAGCTGCGCCAATTCCTGTCCTCGATGGAGGGTCAGCGTGAGTATGCGGCTTACCAGCAGTATCTGAGGGAGCGGGCGGAAGTGTCACGGCCCTGA
- a CDS encoding MurR/RpiR family transcriptional regulator has translation MAANQANRDDNLIEDIQARLDSLNKSERKVAEAILRDPSAATRYSIAALARAADVSEPTVNRFCRGFSATGFPDFKIRLAQSIATGTPYIGQNVEPDDTVAEFADKIVLSTIASLDKARQALDPKALATAIDYLIQAKQINFFGMGGSAPVALDAQHKFFRFNIPVMSYDDALMQRMVAAGSTTGDVIVMISYTGRTRETVDIARIARANGATVIGITNPDSPLGDACTVVLEVTAPEDTEVYMPMSSRIIHLTVIDILATGVTLKRGADFLGHLKKIKESLKPTRFPSE, from the coding sequence ATGGCTGCGAACCAGGCGAACCGAGACGACAACCTGATTGAAGATATCCAGGCCCGGCTGGACAGTCTGAACAAGTCCGAACGCAAGGTGGCCGAAGCCATCCTCCGCGACCCCAGCGCCGCAACCCGCTACAGCATAGCCGCACTTGCCCGCGCAGCCGATGTCAGTGAACCCACGGTTAACCGGTTCTGCCGCGGATTTTCCGCAACCGGCTTTCCGGACTTCAAGATTCGGCTGGCCCAGAGCATCGCAACCGGCACCCCGTACATTGGGCAGAATGTCGAACCGGACGACACCGTTGCCGAGTTCGCCGACAAGATCGTGCTCAGTACCATCGCCAGCCTCGACAAAGCGCGCCAGGCACTGGATCCAAAAGCCCTGGCAACCGCCATTGACTACCTGATTCAGGCCAAGCAGATCAACTTCTTCGGCATGGGTGGGTCAGCACCGGTCGCCCTGGACGCGCAACACAAGTTTTTCCGCTTCAATATTCCGGTCATGTCTTACGACGATGCACTCATGCAACGCATGGTGGCCGCCGGTTCGACCACCGGCGACGTGATCGTGATGATTTCCTATACCGGCCGTACCCGGGAAACCGTGGACATTGCGCGGATCGCCAGGGCCAACGGTGCAACGGTCATCGGCATCACCAATCCGGACTCCCCTCTCGGCGATGCCTGTACCGTCGTGCTGGAGGTCACCGCGCCGGAAGACACCGAGGTCTACATGCCAATGTCCTCCAGAATCATTCACCTGACCGTGATCGACATCCTGGCCACCGGCGTCACACTCAAGCGTGGTGCGGACTTTCTTGGCCACCTGAAAAAAATCAAGGAAAGCCTGAAACCAACACGATTCCCATCCGAATAA
- a CDS encoding HU family DNA-binding protein: MNKSELIDAIAESADISKAAAGRALDAMTTSITGALKKGDQVTLIGFGTFSVKERAARTGRNPQTGAEIKIPASKVPGFKAGKALKDAVK, from the coding sequence GTGAACAAGTCCGAACTAATCGATGCAATTGCAGAGTCCGCAGATATCTCCAAAGCCGCCGCTGGCCGTGCTCTGGACGCAATGACCACCTCCATTACCGGTGCCCTGAAAAAAGGCGATCAGGTTACTCTGATCGGTTTTGGCACTTTCTCTGTTAAAGAGCGTGCTGCCCGTACTGGTCGCAACCCGCAGACTGGTGCCGAGATCAAGATTCCGGCCTCCAAAGTGCCTGGGTTCAAGGCAGGTAAGGCCCTGAAAGACGCCGTTAAGTAA